Below is a genomic region from Ziziphus jujuba cultivar Dongzao chromosome 7, ASM3175591v1.
GAACTTTGTTTGCCCCTCTGATAAGAGGACATGGATGGGCTGGAATTTGATATCAAATCTTCTCAATCTGTAACAAAAGAGTTTACCATTCCACTTCATTTTTCATTCTATGATTTTTTCAAACGTAGTAGAGAATATTGTTTGTATCTTGTAATTAGAATGCCTCTTGTAACGAAAAAGTAAATTAGTTTCTAGCGGGTGATATGTGGTGGTGGCTAAGTGGAGTATCGATGAAATAGAGCACTTTGGAAAACCAAAAAGCCTTTTCCGCattaatatttttccttatttcaaaaaaataaaaaaaaataaaaaaatcccttTTAGTTAGACCTGACGTAATAAACAAGACAATATAAAGTATGACCATAAATTATGaccaaaaagaacaaaaaattatatatacatatatatatatatatatatgtgtgtgtgtgtgtgtgtgtgtgtgttatctAAATTGTAAGAataaacaaaatgcaaaaacgagcaaaaaaaaaaaatgctgaagGGGAAGgtaagaaatgaaaataaaaaatgaaggtgAGGGCAAGTAGGTCTTTTGATGTGGTTCCATCTTAAAACCAAGGATTCGGATACCCAAAACCCTCAGTCGCTCCGTATCTCGCAGTCAAATcgcagagagagaaagagagagagagagacgaaaGGAATTTGTTTGATCAGAATTAgaatcgaagaagaagaagacgaaagtgaaaaataataataataataagaaagcgTAGTAATGGGAAGAGAAAGGGATGTAGTTCAGCAGCCGTTGGCCCTAACGGCCGAAGAGCTCGTAGCCGTCAATCCCTATAATCCCGACATCCTTCATGAACTCGAAAACTACGTCAACGATCAGGTCTCTTTATCGCCTCTTTTTTCTTATGTCCACTCAATCATCTTTCactttctctaatttttttttatttttttaaaattttctcaatTCATTTATTGATTTCTATGCCAGGTTTCTTCTCAAAAATACAGTCTTGATGCAAATCTTTGCCTTCTTCGATTCTATCAGGTAACGCATTTATGATTTATCTCTGggttttttaacttttgtactaatgtttatttaatattatatattttcttaaaaaacagTTTGAGCCAGAGAGAATGAGTACCCAAATCGTTGCTCGCATCTTAATTAAGGTCTGGTTATGCTTATGCCTTTAACTTTCTATTTTTGTGgatttcgctttttttttttttttttcaatactttatttatttatttattttgttttcgttttgTATAGGCTCTAATGGCAATGCCTGCGCCAGATTTCAGCCTTTGTCTCTTCCTAATCCCTGAAAGAGTGGtatgcatatcaaatttttttttttttttctttttccaataagTGTCTTTATCTTTTCTCACCATCCTGTGTGGTTTTCAATTCCTTCGGGAGATTACGAATGGAATTCAACTAGCGAGGATTATAAATACTAATCTactgcctttttttttgttttcctctcTCTCCTTGTCTTTGATTAACAGCAAATGGAAGACCAATTCAAGACACTGATTGTTTTGTCACACTATTTGGAGGTATGATATTGTGGGTTCTTTCAATCATTCCCATGCATGAAATGGATGAACAATAAAAATCTACTTCTTCCTTTGCAGACAGGAAGATTCCGTCAGTTCTGGGATGAAGCAGCTAAGAATCGTCACATAGTTGAAGCTGTACCAGGTATGTCAAATCATGGTGCTCTGATTTTGTCTATTGTTCTCGTCAGCTAATAACTTTGGTTAATCAGAATTGTATCTCTCATTTGCTTTCTTATGAAGAAAAAACAATCCaatcttttgtttttctgttatgTTCTTCTCCTATattcttttgtattttctttcttattctttCCAGCTGGATGGATGGACCTGTTTTGTTCATCAAGGACTAATGCTTGATTGAATGGTTGTTCTTTAATTATATAGAAACTGGCCTcattatataaaaattggacTTACGCAGCTTTCTTCAGTTGGTTGATTTTCTAGTGCTGCTGTTGCCTGTCATTATTGTAGTACTATATATCATGGATTATGCTTGCCCGCTATGTGGTTTACAAGTGTCTTAATTGCAGGTTTTGAGCAAGCAATTCAAGCCTATGCAGTTCATGTTCTTTCTTTGACTTACCAGAAGGTTCCTAGATCTGTTCTTGCTGAGGTATGCTTTAAATTCGTTGGTGTTCCATGTAATGTGAGGTGTTCTTTCATGTGGTCTCATTTCCATATGATATCATACATATTGCTAAATATGGTTCGAATGGCACCTCCAGTTAGCTGCTTTTATCGACTGTGTAACTGAAGGATGATGTTTGAATTtgatttcttttcccttttaacTTTGtacatttattaacaaaaatcaaatttgaatacCTGGAAATTTAATGGAAAAATGATTATACCCTTGATTGCTATACAAGcataaacaaagagaatttgGGCTTATATATTTTAGGTGTGTAATATATGGTCTGATATTTCGTTACGATTTTCAGAGGTCACTGgactctaatttatttttcgtcCTTTGTTCTTGCTACCCTTGAAGTAGAAGAATAATATTTTCTGTGGCTTTGGATCTAAGAGTGATCTTGGTCATTATTGCCTTTTCACTTTTATATTC
It encodes:
- the LOC107423852 gene encoding eukaryotic translation initiation factor 3 subunit K produces the protein MGRERDVVQQPLALTAEELVAVNPYNPDILHELENYVNDQVSSQKYSLDANLCLLRFYQFEPERMSTQIVARILIKALMAMPAPDFSLCLFLIPERVQMEDQFKTLIVLSHYLETGRFRQFWDEAAKNRHIVEAVPGFEQAIQAYAVHVLSLTYQKVPRSVLAEAINIEGLSLDKFLEHQVANSGWILEKGHGRGQLIALPQNEFNHPELKKSTGDAIPLEHVTRIFPILG